Proteins from one Niallia circulans genomic window:
- a CDS encoding ABC transporter ATP-binding protein, giving the protein MEYVIEMLNIRKEFPGIVANNNINLQLKKGEIHALLGENGAGKSTLMNVLFGLYQPERGEIKARGKVVNISNPNVANELGIGMVHQHFMLIDTFTVTENIILGKETVSKGKIDLKKAEKQVRDISERYGLAVDPKAKISDISVGMQQRVEILKTLYRGAEILIFDEPTAVLTPQEITELIAIFKTLIKEGKSIILITHKLKEIMEVCDRVTVIRKGEGIGTYDVSGTNPTELANLMVGREVTFKTDKIASQPKETVLEISDLTVKDNRGVPVVNSLNLNVRAGEVVGIAGVDGNGQSELIEAITGLLKKDNGSIKLNGKELSVLTPRKITESGIGHIPQDRHKHGLVLDFPIGQNMVLQTYYKQPFSKAGFLNKREIDLKAKTLIEEYDVRTPGAHTPARALSGGNQQKAIIGREVDRNPDLLIAAQPTRGLDVGAIEFIHRRLIEQRDKGKAVLLISFELEEILNVSDRIAVIFEGNIIAEVDPKNTTEQELGLLMAGSKDKKVGVEKNV; this is encoded by the coding sequence ATGGAATACGTTATTGAGATGCTGAATATCCGAAAAGAGTTCCCAGGAATTGTTGCCAATAACAATATAAACCTTCAACTGAAAAAGGGTGAAATTCATGCATTGTTAGGGGAAAACGGTGCAGGCAAATCAACATTGATGAACGTCTTATTCGGTCTTTACCAGCCGGAAAGAGGAGAAATCAAAGCAAGAGGGAAAGTTGTAAATATTTCTAACCCGAATGTCGCAAATGAATTGGGCATTGGAATGGTTCATCAGCATTTCATGTTGATAGACACATTTACTGTTACAGAAAACATTATTTTAGGAAAAGAAACGGTAAGTAAAGGGAAAATAGACTTAAAGAAGGCAGAAAAGCAAGTAAGAGATATTAGTGAGAGATACGGCCTTGCTGTTGATCCGAAAGCAAAAATCTCTGATATTTCTGTCGGAATGCAGCAACGTGTGGAAATACTAAAAACCTTGTATCGCGGTGCAGAAATTCTTATTTTCGATGAGCCGACTGCCGTGCTGACTCCACAGGAAATTACGGAACTTATTGCTATCTTTAAAACCTTGATTAAGGAAGGCAAATCCATCATTCTCATTACGCACAAATTGAAAGAAATTATGGAAGTATGTGACCGCGTTACAGTTATCCGTAAAGGGGAAGGAATTGGTACATACGACGTAAGTGGAACGAACCCAACAGAACTGGCAAACTTAATGGTCGGCCGGGAAGTTACGTTTAAAACGGATAAAATAGCGTCACAGCCAAAAGAAACTGTTTTGGAAATTTCTGATTTGACTGTTAAGGACAATAGAGGAGTACCTGTTGTTAACTCACTTAACTTGAACGTTCGTGCCGGCGAAGTTGTTGGAATTGCTGGAGTGGATGGTAATGGTCAGTCTGAGTTGATAGAAGCAATCACTGGACTACTTAAAAAAGACAACGGCAGCATTAAGCTAAATGGGAAGGAACTCAGTGTGCTGACACCAAGAAAAATCACAGAAAGCGGCATTGGGCATATCCCGCAGGACCGTCATAAGCATGGTTTGGTGCTTGATTTTCCGATTGGGCAAAACATGGTTTTGCAAACTTATTATAAGCAGCCATTCTCTAAAGCAGGCTTCCTGAACAAACGAGAAATTGACTTAAAGGCGAAAACACTGATTGAAGAGTATGACGTAAGAACACCAGGTGCACATACTCCGGCGAGAGCTTTATCTGGAGGAAATCAGCAGAAGGCAATTATCGGAAGAGAAGTGGACAGAAACCCTGATCTTTTGATTGCTGCACAGCCGACTCGCGGACTAGATGTAGGGGCGATTGAATTTATACACAGACGTCTGATTGAGCAAAGGGATAAGGGGAAAGCAGTATTGCTCATTTCCTTTGAACTAGAGGAAATTTTAAACGTCAGTGACCGAATTGCTGTTATCTTTGAAGGGAATATCATTGCAGAGGTTGACCCGAAAAATACGACAGAACAAGAATTAGGTTTATTGATGGCAGGATCCAAAGATAAAAAAGTGGGTGTGGAGAAGAATGTCTAA
- a CDS encoding BMP family lipoprotein, whose translation MKKRKFGLALSLVLAAGTVLGACGKSDDNKGSSGEDKSDSFSVAMVTDVGGVDDKSFNQSAWEGLQAFGKANELEKGNGIDYLQSQSDSDYSTNLNSLVRQKYNLVYGIGFMMEGAVEEIAKQQTDAHFAIVDAVVDQPNVASITFKEQEAGFLAGVAAGKATKTNKIGFIGGVESEVITRFEAGFEAGVKESNPDATIDSQYAGAFDKPEVGKTIASKMYSSDVDVIFHASGGTGAGLFTEARELKEKDPSRAIWAIGVDSDQAGEGAVGDHNVVLTSALKGVSAAVQDISTKAQEGNFPGGETSVYGLAEDGVGLAAINEEVENKADIEAAVKEWTDKIKNGEYTVPDTVQ comes from the coding sequence TTGAAAAAGCGTAAATTTGGTTTAGCGCTGTCCTTAGTACTTGCTGCTGGGACTGTTTTAGGGGCTTGTGGTAAAAGCGATGACAACAAAGGATCTTCTGGCGAAGACAAGAGTGATTCTTTCAGCGTAGCAATGGTAACAGATGTCGGCGGTGTTGATGACAAATCATTCAACCAGTCAGCATGGGAAGGCCTACAAGCTTTTGGTAAGGCAAATGAACTTGAAAAAGGTAATGGTATCGACTATTTACAATCACAATCAGATTCTGATTATTCAACGAACTTGAACAGCTTAGTTCGTCAAAAGTATAACTTAGTGTATGGTATTGGTTTCATGATGGAAGGTGCAGTAGAGGAAATTGCAAAACAACAAACAGATGCTCATTTTGCAATTGTTGATGCTGTAGTTGATCAACCAAACGTAGCAAGCATTACATTTAAGGAACAAGAAGCAGGCTTCCTTGCTGGAGTAGCTGCTGGTAAAGCAACAAAAACAAACAAAATCGGATTCATCGGCGGGGTAGAAAGTGAAGTTATCACACGCTTTGAAGCAGGTTTTGAAGCTGGTGTTAAAGAATCTAACCCTGATGCTACAATTGATTCCCAATATGCTGGTGCATTTGATAAGCCAGAAGTTGGAAAAACAATTGCAAGCAAAATGTACTCTTCTGATGTGGACGTAATTTTCCACGCTTCAGGCGGAACTGGTGCTGGTCTTTTCACAGAAGCTCGTGAATTGAAAGAAAAAGATCCTTCAAGAGCAATCTGGGCAATTGGTGTTGACTCTGACCAAGCAGGTGAAGGTGCTGTCGGTGATCACAATGTTGTCTTGACTTCTGCACTTAAAGGAGTATCTGCTGCAGTACAAGATATCTCTACTAAAGCTCAAGAAGGAAACTTCCCAGGTGGAGAAACTTCTGTATACGGTCTTGCTGAAGATGGTGTAGGCTTGGCAGCTATCAACGAAGAAGTAGAAAACAAAGCAGACATTGAAGCTGCTGTTAAAGAATGGACAGACAAAATTAAAAACGGTGAGTACACTGTTCCTGATACTGTACAATAA
- a CDS encoding GntR family transcriptional regulator — translation MLIKSDTRHLYLQVVDRLKRDIEKGIYKEKEKFPSEFELAKTLGVSRATLREALRTLEEENVIIRRHGVGTFVNSKPLFNSGIEQLYSVTHMIKQAGMNPGTIFLSSTTQGSTEEDARRFSCPQEEELVVIERVRTANGEPVVYCIDKLPQKIVPEKFSYENDSIFQFLESDAQKNITYAVAQIEPIGYHEKISPILQCEPETALLVLKQMHYDDKDEPILFSVNYFRADKFSFQVLRKRIYS, via the coding sequence ATGCTAATTAAGTCAGATACAAGGCATTTATATTTGCAGGTTGTGGATAGACTGAAACGGGATATTGAGAAAGGGATTTATAAAGAAAAAGAAAAATTCCCTTCTGAATTTGAGCTTGCCAAAACTTTAGGTGTCAGCAGAGCCACATTAAGAGAGGCACTGCGCACATTAGAAGAGGAAAATGTCATCATAAGACGTCATGGCGTCGGGACATTTGTCAACAGCAAGCCGCTTTTTAATTCAGGCATTGAACAGCTCTACAGTGTGACCCACATGATTAAGCAAGCTGGTATGAATCCAGGAACCATTTTTCTAAGCTCAACAACTCAAGGTTCAACTGAAGAAGATGCAAGGCGTTTTTCCTGCCCGCAAGAAGAAGAGCTAGTGGTCATCGAACGTGTTCGAACTGCTAATGGTGAACCGGTTGTTTATTGCATAGACAAGCTTCCGCAAAAAATTGTGCCAGAGAAATTTTCGTATGAAAATGACTCGATTTTTCAATTTTTGGAATCGGATGCCCAAAAGAATATTACATATGCTGTCGCGCAAATTGAGCCAATCGGATATCATGAGAAAATCTCTCCAATCTTACAATGCGAGCCTGAAACTGCTCTGCTTGTACTTAAGCAGATGCATTATGATGACAAGGATGAGCCTATACTGTTTTCAGTCAATTACTTTAGGGCCGATAAGTTTAGCTTTCAGGTGCTAAGAAAACGAATTTATTCGTGA
- a CDS encoding DNA translocase FtsK: MAKRKTRKTKKKQHLKKTIQFELAALILITLSFISILKLGAVGATIVLFFRFFTGEWYILCLLGLIVYGGYLMWKREKPYLFHTKLNGIYLIVGAILLLSHVTLFNMLSSEGRFDNPSVIFNTWELFWLEVNGKPTGMDLGGGMIGAVLFAMFHFLFDTAGTQIVSFLAIITGVILLTGKTLSGAFRKMMLSIWSFIKRQWLAFLEDIREWKESASAKREAKKEDRQSARARSQSQRRQRTQEQEQQQEEELQPLIVNPPIAHSEEPYAEPIISSFTANAYEDTQQQEEVIQAPAENDTVEEAIVPITFTEVENKDYKLPPIKLLKAPKKADQSGEYEQIHANAAKLERTFHSFGVKAKVTEVHLGPAVTKYEVHPSEGVKVSKIVNLSDDLALALAAKDIRIEAPIPGKSAIGIEVPNSEVAMVSLREVLETNKNDKPDSKLMIAFGRDITGNAVCAELNKMPHLLVAGATGSGKSVCINGIITSILMRAKPHEVKMMMIDPKMVELNVYNGIPHLLAPVVTNAKKASQALQKVVSEMERRYDLFSHTGTRNIEGYNDYVNRYNAEEDEKQPLLPYIVVIVDELADLMMVASNDVEDAITRLAQMARAAGIHLIIATQRPSVDVITGVIKANIPSRIAFAVSSQTDSRTILDMGGAEKLLGRGDMLFFPYGASKPVRVQGAFLSDEEVEEVVDFVIGQQKAQYQEEMIPDEITETTAKDVEDDLYGEAVDLIVEMQTASVSMLQRRFRIGYTRAARLIDEMEARGIVGPYEGSKPRTVLVPKVSEEIN; encoded by the coding sequence ATGGCAAAAAGAAAAACTAGAAAAACGAAAAAGAAGCAGCATCTCAAAAAGACAATTCAATTTGAGCTTGCTGCGCTTATTTTAATTACTTTAAGCTTTATCTCCATATTAAAGCTTGGGGCTGTTGGGGCGACTATTGTGCTGTTCTTTCGGTTTTTTACGGGAGAATGGTATATCCTTTGCCTTCTCGGGCTGATCGTGTACGGCGGGTATTTAATGTGGAAAAGAGAAAAGCCGTATTTATTTCATACTAAATTAAATGGAATCTACTTAATTGTCGGTGCGATTCTGCTTTTAAGTCATGTGACGTTGTTTAATATGCTGTCAAGTGAAGGAAGATTCGACAATCCAAGTGTTATTTTCAACACTTGGGAGCTGTTTTGGCTTGAAGTGAACGGAAAACCGACTGGAATGGATTTAGGGGGAGGCATGATTGGTGCAGTCCTGTTCGCAATGTTCCATTTCCTGTTTGATACTGCCGGAACGCAGATTGTCAGTTTCTTAGCCATTATAACAGGAGTGATTCTGCTGACAGGCAAAACATTAAGTGGGGCCTTTCGCAAAATGATGCTATCCATCTGGAGCTTCATTAAACGACAATGGCTTGCCTTTTTAGAGGATATAAGAGAGTGGAAAGAGTCGGCTTCGGCAAAGAGGGAAGCGAAAAAAGAGGACAGGCAGTCGGCAAGAGCACGATCGCAGTCACAAAGAAGACAAAGAACACAAGAACAAGAACAGCAGCAGGAGGAGGAGTTGCAGCCTTTAATCGTCAATCCTCCAATTGCACACAGCGAGGAGCCGTATGCGGAGCCAATCATCTCATCGTTTACTGCAAATGCTTATGAAGATACACAACAGCAGGAGGAAGTAATCCAAGCACCAGCAGAAAATGATACAGTGGAAGAAGCAATTGTCCCAATTACCTTCACAGAGGTTGAAAATAAGGATTATAAGCTGCCGCCTATTAAACTATTGAAGGCGCCAAAAAAGGCTGACCAAAGTGGCGAATATGAACAGATACATGCGAATGCAGCGAAACTTGAGCGAACCTTCCACAGCTTTGGTGTTAAGGCAAAGGTAACAGAGGTACATCTTGGGCCTGCTGTTACTAAATATGAGGTTCATCCTAGTGAGGGTGTTAAGGTAAGCAAAATCGTCAATTTAAGTGATGATTTAGCATTAGCGCTTGCAGCAAAAGACATCCGGATTGAAGCGCCAATTCCAGGGAAATCAGCGATTGGAATTGAAGTGCCGAACTCAGAGGTTGCGATGGTTTCACTGCGGGAAGTGCTCGAAACAAACAAAAATGATAAGCCGGACAGCAAGCTGATGATTGCTTTCGGGCGGGATATTACTGGAAATGCTGTTTGCGCAGAGTTAAATAAAATGCCCCATCTTCTTGTTGCCGGTGCAACAGGCAGCGGAAAAAGTGTGTGTATTAACGGTATTATCACAAGCATCTTAATGAGGGCAAAGCCGCATGAAGTGAAGATGATGATGATTGATCCGAAGATGGTTGAGTTGAATGTTTATAATGGTATCCCCCATCTCCTAGCACCTGTTGTTACAAATGCAAAAAAAGCATCTCAGGCACTGCAAAAGGTTGTCAGTGAGATGGAAAGAAGATATGATCTGTTTTCTCATACTGGCACTCGTAATATTGAAGGCTATAATGACTATGTTAATAGGTATAATGCCGAAGAAGACGAAAAGCAGCCATTATTGCCATACATCGTCGTAATCGTTGATGAGCTTGCCGACTTAATGATGGTTGCTTCAAATGACGTAGAGGATGCCATCACAAGGCTTGCGCAAATGGCACGTGCTGCGGGCATTCATTTAATTATTGCGACACAGCGTCCTTCTGTCGATGTCATTACAGGTGTCATTAAGGCGAATATTCCATCTAGGATTGCTTTTGCTGTGTCATCACAAACAGATTCTCGCACAATTCTCGACATGGGCGGAGCGGAAAAGCTTCTCGGGCGCGGTGATATGCTGTTCTTCCCATATGGTGCAAGCAAGCCAGTCCGTGTTCAAGGTGCGTTCCTGTCAGATGAAGAGGTAGAAGAAGTTGTCGACTTTGTTATTGGTCAGCAGAAGGCACAATATCAGGAGGAAATGATTCCTGATGAAATCACCGAAACAACTGCTAAGGATGTGGAGGATGATTTGTACGGTGAGGCAGTTGATTTGATAGTGGAAATGCAGACTGCATCTGTCAGCATGCTGCAGAGACGATTTAGAATCGGCTATACAAGAGCAGCACGACTTATCGATGAAATGGAAGCTAGAGGTATTGTCGGCCCATATGAGGGAAGTAAACCGAGGACTGTTCTTGTGCCAAAAGTATCAGAAGAAATAAATTAA
- a CDS encoding YlzJ-like family protein, which produces MIMYTMMPDELIFPIGQETFEKQQVIDYNGIPLLVAKNEMHEYEVVRVLSTDPSHYLHGPVQPGAKIPLI; this is translated from the coding sequence ATGATTATGTATACAATGATGCCAGATGAATTGATATTTCCAATCGGCCAAGAGACTTTTGAAAAGCAACAGGTGATTGATTATAATGGTATCCCCCTTCTAGTTGCCAAAAACGAAATGCATGAATACGAAGTTGTTCGTGTCCTTTCAACAGATCCAAGTCATTACTTGCATGGACCTGTTCAGCCAGGTGCAAAAATACCATTAATTTAG
- a CDS encoding ClpP family protease: protein MEKIQQLGQTNVPQLSQDSKIHCLTIVGQIEGHLQLPPQNKTTKYEHLIPQIVAIEQNPKIEGVLVILNTVGGDVEAGLAISEMLASLSKPTVSLVLGGGHSIGVPIAVSCDHSFIAETATMTIHPIRLTGLVIGVPQTFEYLDKMQERVVKFVTKHSKIEEEDFKDLMFAKGNLTRDIGTNVIGADAVTSGLIDGVGGVGEAMTKLNELIDLKKDKNEGLVQ from the coding sequence ATGGAAAAAATACAACAGCTAGGACAAACAAATGTGCCTCAGTTATCTCAGGATTCGAAAATTCATTGTTTAACAATTGTCGGACAAATAGAGGGACATTTACAGCTCCCTCCACAAAATAAAACAACTAAATATGAGCATCTCATTCCGCAAATTGTTGCGATAGAGCAAAATCCAAAAATTGAAGGCGTATTGGTTATTTTAAATACGGTCGGCGGGGATGTGGAAGCAGGCTTAGCAATATCAGAAATGCTGGCTTCTCTGTCTAAGCCGACTGTATCGTTAGTTTTAGGTGGGGGACATTCCATCGGTGTTCCCATTGCCGTATCGTGCGATCATTCCTTTATAGCTGAAACAGCGACAATGACAATCCATCCGATTCGGTTAACAGGGCTTGTAATCGGTGTGCCGCAAACCTTTGAATACTTAGACAAAATGCAGGAAAGAGTCGTTAAGTTTGTGACAAAGCACAGCAAAATTGAAGAAGAAGACTTTAAAGATTTAATGTTTGCAAAAGGCAACCTGACAAGAGATATTGGGACAAATGTGATTGGTGCAGATGCTGTAACATCTGGATTAATTGACGGTGTTGGCGGTGTTGGGGAAGCAATGACAAAGCTGAATGAACTTATTGATTTAAAAAAGGATAAGAATGAAGGATTAGTACAATGA
- a CDS encoding DUF3934 family protein: protein MSKAKGKGGTGRGTGKKGWNRWQAGAKKAKSAKPYKSKGVKHNKDSGTEQE from the coding sequence ATGAGCAAAGCAAAGGGTAAGGGCGGTACTGGCAGAGGGACTGGCAAAAAAGGCTGGAACCGTTGGCAAGCAGGCGCGAAAAAAGCTAAAAGTGCAAAACCTTATAAAAGCAAAGGTGTAAAACACAATAAAGACAGCGGTACTGAGCAAGAATAG
- a CDS encoding ribonuclease J, protein MKKNEKIKLVALGGVGENGKNMFAVEVDEDIFVIDAGLMYPQNEMLGIDIVVPDVTYLKQNEERVKGIFLTHGHEDHIGGLSFFLRELNVPVYTTRLTAELAKEKMKEQDFKGQVRFEIVTSKSVLKFSSASVSFFKVNHSIPDSIAIVIHTSEGAIVHTGDFKFDQTAGDLYKPGYAEMAKLGERGVLCLLSDSTDADKPGYSISDSVVTEELTNAFLRTKGRIIATVFATDLNRIQHIFDAAAKANRKIAVMGKNLQVILNIAQKHGYIDIQEDILVSFQEIQGREKNETVILTTGNKGEPVEALHRMARKNHKQVNIGDGDTILFAASSLLGGEVFVNKTIDMLYRLGASVLTGNKTFNSSNHGSQEELKFMINILKPKFFIPIHGEYRVLKPHAQLAEKCGVLPQNIHIPEQGEMMEIKDGKLRTSGKVTSGNVLIDGSGIGDVGNIVLRDRKLLSQDGILTVVVTLNKQERKISAGPEIITRGFVYVRESEQLLEEAANRVKDIVEKSISKDSFDWTGIKQDIRDTLNQFLYEKTKRRPMILPIIMEVRTPRNKDTK, encoded by the coding sequence GTGAAGAAAAATGAAAAGATAAAGCTGGTTGCCCTCGGAGGAGTAGGGGAGAACGGTAAAAATATGTTTGCAGTCGAAGTCGATGAAGACATATTTGTAATTGATGCTGGCTTAATGTATCCGCAAAATGAGATGCTTGGAATTGATATCGTCGTTCCAGATGTCACTTATTTAAAACAAAACGAAGAACGAGTGAAGGGAATCTTCTTAACGCACGGACATGAAGATCATATTGGGGGACTATCCTTCTTTCTTAGAGAGCTGAACGTACCTGTTTACACTACAAGGCTTACGGCTGAATTGGCGAAAGAGAAAATGAAGGAGCAAGACTTTAAAGGACAAGTCCGTTTTGAAATTGTTACTTCGAAATCAGTATTGAAATTCAGCTCTGCTTCTGTGTCGTTCTTCAAGGTGAACCACAGCATTCCTGATAGCATTGCTATTGTCATTCATACATCTGAAGGTGCAATAGTACATACTGGTGACTTTAAATTTGACCAAACTGCTGGTGACTTGTATAAACCAGGCTATGCTGAGATGGCGAAACTTGGTGAAAGAGGCGTTCTTTGTTTGCTATCTGACAGTACAGATGCGGACAAGCCTGGCTACTCAATATCAGATTCGGTTGTAACAGAGGAATTGACAAATGCCTTCCTTCGTACAAAAGGCAGAATCATCGCAACTGTATTTGCAACAGATCTTAACAGAATTCAGCATATTTTTGATGCTGCTGCAAAAGCAAACCGCAAAATTGCTGTGATGGGCAAAAATCTTCAAGTTATCTTAAATATTGCGCAAAAGCATGGCTATATTGATATTCAAGAGGATATTCTTGTCTCGTTCCAAGAAATTCAAGGTCGTGAGAAAAACGAAACAGTTATCCTAACAACAGGCAACAAGGGTGAGCCAGTTGAAGCATTGCATAGAATGGCAAGGAAAAATCATAAACAAGTTAACATCGGTGATGGAGATACTATTTTATTTGCAGCATCGTCGTTACTTGGTGGCGAAGTATTTGTTAATAAAACGATTGATATGCTATACCGTTTAGGTGCAAGTGTTCTAACTGGTAACAAAACATTCAATAGCTCTAACCACGGCAGTCAAGAAGAGCTTAAGTTTATGATTAATATTCTTAAGCCGAAGTTCTTCATTCCAATTCACGGAGAGTATCGTGTATTAAAGCCACATGCACAGCTTGCTGAGAAATGTGGAGTTCTGCCGCAAAATATCCATATTCCTGAACAGGGAGAAATGATGGAAATTAAAGACGGCAAGCTTCGTACAAGCGGGAAAGTTACTTCTGGCAATGTTTTAATTGACGGAAGCGGTATTGGCGATGTTGGTAATATCGTATTAAGAGACCGTAAGCTCTTGTCTCAGGACGGAATTTTGACAGTTGTTGTTACATTAAATAAACAGGAGCGCAAAATTTCTGCTGGACCTGAAATTATTACAAGAGGATTTGTGTATGTTAGGGAATCCGAACAGCTTCTGGAAGAGGCGGCAAACCGTGTTAAAGATATCGTCGAAAAAAGCATCAGTAAAGACAGCTTTGACTGGACGGGCATTAAACAAGATATAAGAGATACACTGAATCAGTTCTTGTACGAAAAAACAAAACGCAGACCGATGATACTTCCAATTATTATGGAAGTGAGAACACCAAGAAATAAGGATACGAAGTAA
- a CDS encoding amino acid permease, with protein METKNTLQKKLQPRHISLMAMGGAIGTGIFKGSGETVGVAGPGVVVAYIFAGLLLLVVMGAIAEMAIVYPNTNMKGFILKAFGSRMSFIIGWLYCVLWLAVCIIEVVVAGSFLQYWFPDVPLWLLSILCTIFILSINLMNVKHYGEFEFWFAGIKIAMIIVFIILGAGILFGIIPSDGANYFRNFTEHGGFFPNGFTSIFAALLVVMFSYGGSELIGVTVTEAQDAEKILPKVIKSFILRIVLFYTLPILIICGLIPWNELTESSSPFVQVLSISGLQGAAHIMNFILIIAVLSAANSGIYGCTRMLHSLAEEGEAPKAFSKLSKSGVPTYSLVLTGVVLLLGSMIALVAQNEVFTLLMAFPGFVVSIVWISICLAQIKLRKSYPTMPSFRLWGYPYITGLAAAALTLISISFIMNEDNRISIIACLVVLAFLIIMSIFKFKKAK; from the coding sequence ATGGAAACAAAAAATACGTTGCAGAAGAAACTGCAACCGAGACATATCAGCCTGATGGCGATGGGTGGCGCTATTGGGACAGGCATTTTCAAAGGGAGCGGTGAAACGGTTGGCGTTGCTGGACCTGGTGTAGTTGTTGCCTATATTTTTGCAGGTTTATTATTATTGGTTGTAATGGGAGCTATTGCTGAAATGGCGATCGTTTATCCAAACACAAATATGAAGGGCTTTATTTTAAAAGCGTTTGGAAGCAGAATGTCCTTTATTATTGGCTGGCTTTATTGTGTCCTTTGGCTGGCAGTGTGTATTATTGAAGTAGTTGTTGCCGGAAGCTTCTTGCAATACTGGTTTCCAGATGTGCCATTATGGCTATTAAGTATACTATGTACTATTTTTATTCTGAGTATAAACTTAATGAATGTAAAGCATTACGGAGAGTTTGAATTTTGGTTTGCTGGTATTAAAATAGCGATGATTATTGTATTTATTATTTTAGGTGCAGGAATTTTATTTGGTATTATCCCTTCTGATGGCGCTAATTATTTCCGGAATTTTACAGAGCATGGCGGATTCTTTCCGAATGGCTTTACATCCATTTTTGCTGCTCTTTTAGTTGTTATGTTTTCATATGGAGGTTCAGAGCTTATCGGTGTCACAGTTACGGAAGCTCAAGATGCAGAGAAAATACTGCCAAAGGTGATAAAAAGCTTTATTTTAAGAATCGTCCTTTTCTATACATTGCCAATCTTAATCATATGTGGATTAATTCCGTGGAATGAGTTGACAGAATCATCGAGTCCGTTTGTACAAGTACTGTCCATTTCTGGTTTGCAGGGCGCTGCACATATCATGAACTTTATTCTGATAATTGCTGTATTGTCAGCGGCTAACTCTGGCATTTATGGATGTACAAGAATGCTTCACTCACTTGCAGAAGAGGGAGAGGCGCCAAAAGCGTTCAGTAAGCTTTCAAAAAGCGGTGTGCCGACATATAGCCTTGTTTTAACTGGTGTCGTATTATTGCTTGGATCAATGATTGCGCTTGTTGCCCAAAATGAAGTATTTACATTGCTGATGGCATTTCCAGGTTTTGTCGTTTCCATTGTTTGGATAAGTATTTGTCTAGCTCAAATTAAACTGCGGAAGAGCTATCCAACGATGCCAAGTTTTCGTTTATGGGGTTATCCTTACATTACTGGGCTTGCAGCAGCAGCACTAACACTAATAAGTATCAGCTTTATTATGAATGAGGATAACAGAATCAGTATTATTGCTTGTTTGGTTGTACTGGCATTTTTGATTATTATGTCTATTTTTAAATTTAAAAAAGCAAAATAA
- the dapA gene encoding 4-hydroxy-tetrahydrodipicolinate synthase produces MGLFGRVSTAMITPFDAKGHIDFPKTTQIVNHLIANGTDSLVVAGTTGESPTLSKQEKIALFKHVVKVVEKRVPIIAGTGGNNTYDSIEMTKEAERAGVDAVMVVGPYYNKPNQEGLYQHVKAVADATALPVMIYNIPGRSAVNIEPETIIRLSAVENIVAVKEASGNLNNITKIIAGTPSDFYVYSGDDSLTLPLLSVGGTGVISVASHVIGPEMQAMVAAFLEGNIAKAAQLHQELLPVMTALFAAPNPVPVKTALQLKGIDVGSVRLPLVPLTEEERTKLASFF; encoded by the coding sequence ATGGGTTTATTTGGTAGAGTGTCAACGGCCATGATTACACCATTTGATGCAAAGGGACATATTGATTTTCCGAAAACAACACAGATTGTTAATCATTTGATAGCAAATGGAACAGATTCCTTAGTTGTTGCAGGAACAACTGGCGAATCTCCAACATTATCAAAACAAGAAAAGATTGCATTATTTAAGCATGTGGTAAAGGTAGTGGAAAAGAGAGTTCCAATCATCGCAGGGACTGGTGGTAATAACACTTATGACTCCATCGAGATGACAAAAGAAGCAGAACGGGCAGGCGTTGACGCTGTCATGGTTGTTGGCCCATATTATAACAAGCCAAACCAAGAAGGTTTGTATCAGCATGTGAAGGCAGTCGCAGATGCCACAGCCCTTCCTGTTATGATTTATAATATTCCAGGTCGTTCTGCTGTTAATATCGAACCCGAAACAATTATTCGATTATCAGCTGTTGAAAATATCGTTGCAGTGAAGGAAGCAAGTGGCAACCTTAATAATATTACAAAAATTATTGCAGGTACGCCAAGTGATTTCTATGTATACAGTGGAGATGATAGCTTAACATTGCCATTGCTGTCTGTTGGCGGAACTGGTGTCATTTCCGTTGCCTCACATGTAATTGGTCCTGAGATGCAGGCGATGGTAGCGGCTTTCCTTGAGGGAAATATCGCCAAAGCAGCGCAGTTGCATCAAGAATTGCTGCCAGTTATGACAGCACTATTTGCTGCGCCTAACCCAGTACCAGTTAAAACAGCACTTCAATTAAAAGGTATTGATGTCGGTTCAGTCCGATTGCCTCTTGTGCCACTGACAGAAGAGGAAAGAACAAAACTGGCAAGCTTTTTCTAA